In a single window of the Phycisphaerae bacterium genome:
- a CDS encoding family 10 glycosylhydrolase, whose translation MAYRLGSTTGLHVGFALAALAVGLQSPPAPADEYRAFWVDAWGPGFRSQSEVETLLGKVGDPANVGRIREANCNAVIVQVRRRADVCYPSAVGEPYMSDLSPWNFNALQAMIDAAHDTTGGKQRIEVHCWLVTFATGKSGSAGVVYQAHCSTPTGSLITLDNYWPTRDQNGAETDDKAFDPGHPLVLKYTTDVCMDMVNNFNVDGVHFDYIRFTGNSQGYNPTSIARYNARYGLTGQPASTDERFKQWRRDQVTAVVRRVYAHIQQSKPQVRLSGAFVTWNPSPTTSTREGFRATRPYYDVYSDWDSWIQEGIVDMAVPMTYYNWGGSLAADYTRWMNFEKDRKGDRHMVVGPGIYMNSLDNAIYELQMTRNASPAGNHAHGFCGYSYRAPFTLGSSYGPWTDFAPRLLSDVTPVKAAIPDMPWKSSPTKAHLMGTVTLVSSGAWADGATVGIAGPESRSMATDGTGFYAFIDLTPGTYQLTASKAGYPDLTATVSVALGAVTGNMYEQDFSLGGNIPPVISEVNVTALTDHTASITWTTDTPGTSQVEYGTTTSYGAQTPLDATRVTRHAVTLAALEPNTRYHFRVMSANDYGPSTSADFTLATDGPPEISDIKAASVAATEAVITWTTNAASTSQVRYGLTGDYGSQSLLDPTRLTSHFVTLTGLTPLTAYHYQVVSTNDYGSRQSADLTFATPEMPTEYLIDNTDSGWANTSPSGNWTVGVAAAVPRIGVNYLYTSGVGNTDEWAATRKCTWTPNLALKGYYDVYVYYQIGSNRSNSAPYQVHHQAGTLTSVQNQNSSSPNQSGWFLIGQDLLFLAGTSGYVELGNNTADTRYVSADAAKFVFKSPFDVTPPSTPVVTDEGACTLSTSVLSVTWTTADAESAIARSEYRIVQLAGPTVRDWTDVGTQTQVTATDLTLLPGRSYRVQVRATNDVGLASEIGASDGIVVFGFDVDGNTLVNASDMNTFQQCLAGPEIPYPSTAAPDCGRFDTDSDNDVDMSDFAVFQRCLTGPDPIDPNCVKP comes from the coding sequence ATGGCGTACCGCCTTGGAAGCACGACCGGACTGCACGTCGGGTTCGCTCTCGCTGCATTGGCCGTCGGCCTGCAGTCGCCACCGGCTCCGGCTGACGAATATCGGGCGTTCTGGGTCGATGCCTGGGGACCCGGCTTCCGCAGCCAGTCCGAGGTCGAAACCTTGCTTGGCAAGGTCGGCGATCCGGCCAACGTCGGGCGCATCCGCGAGGCCAACTGCAATGCGGTCATCGTCCAGGTCCGGCGTCGCGCGGACGTGTGCTATCCCTCGGCGGTCGGCGAGCCCTACATGTCCGACCTGTCCCCCTGGAATTTCAACGCCCTGCAGGCCATGATCGACGCTGCCCATGATACCACCGGCGGCAAGCAGCGTATCGAGGTCCACTGCTGGCTGGTCACCTTCGCGACCGGCAAATCCGGATCGGCCGGCGTGGTCTACCAGGCCCATTGCTCCACCCCGACGGGCAGCCTGATTACGCTCGATAACTACTGGCCGACACGCGACCAGAACGGGGCGGAGACCGATGACAAGGCTTTCGACCCTGGACACCCCCTGGTCCTGAAGTACACCACCGACGTCTGCATGGATATGGTCAACAACTTCAACGTTGACGGCGTACACTTCGATTACATCCGCTTCACCGGCAACAGCCAGGGGTACAACCCGACCAGTATCGCCCGCTACAACGCCCGCTACGGACTCACCGGGCAGCCGGCGTCCACCGATGAACGATTCAAGCAATGGCGCCGAGACCAGGTCACGGCCGTGGTTCGCAGGGTCTACGCCCATATCCAGCAATCCAAGCCGCAAGTCAGACTGTCAGGCGCGTTCGTCACCTGGAACCCTTCGCCCACCACATCCACACGGGAAGGCTTCAGGGCCACCCGGCCGTACTACGACGTCTACTCGGACTGGGACAGCTGGATCCAGGAGGGCATTGTGGATATGGCCGTCCCGATGACCTACTACAACTGGGGGGGCTCGCTGGCCGCCGACTACACTCGCTGGATGAACTTCGAGAAGGACCGCAAGGGCGACCGGCACATGGTCGTCGGGCCGGGAATCTACATGAACTCGCTGGACAACGCGATCTACGAACTGCAGATGACGCGGAATGCGTCGCCGGCAGGCAATCACGCTCACGGCTTCTGCGGCTACTCGTATCGAGCCCCTTTCACACTGGGCTCCTCCTACGGCCCCTGGACTGACTTCGCTCCGCGACTGCTCAGTGACGTGACACCGGTCAAGGCCGCCATTCCCGACATGCCGTGGAAGTCCAGCCCCACCAAAGCCCACCTCATGGGAACCGTCACCCTCGTCTCCAGCGGCGCCTGGGCGGACGGGGCAACAGTCGGCATTGCCGGCCCCGAAAGCCGGAGCATGGCCACCGACGGCACCGGCTTCTACGCCTTCATCGACCTCACCCCGGGAACGTATCAGCTCACCGCGAGCAAGGCAGGATACCCCGATCTGACCGCAACCGTAAGCGTGGCCCTGGGCGCGGTGACCGGCAACATGTACGAACAGGACTTCTCACTCGGGGGGAACATTCCACCGGTGATCAGCGAAGTCAATGTGACCGCTCTCACCGACCACACGGCGTCGATCACCTGGACGACGGACACGCCGGGAACTTCCCAAGTCGAGTACGGCACGACGACCAGCTATGGCGCTCAGACGCCGCTCGATGCAACCAGAGTCACCCGCCATGCTGTCACCCTGGCGGCTCTGGAGCCCAACACCCGCTATCATTTCAGGGTCATGTCAGCCAACGACTATGGCCCTTCGACGTCCGCGGACTTCACCCTGGCTACCGACGGTCCACCAGAGATCTCGGACATCAAAGCCGCCAGTGTGGCCGCGACCGAGGCGGTGATCACTTGGACCACCAACGCCGCGAGCACCAGCCAGGTCCGCTACGGGCTGACCGGCGACTATGGGAGCCAATCCTTGCTGGACCCGACCAGGCTCACCAGCCACTTCGTGACGTTGACCGGCTTGACGCCCTTAACCGCCTATCATTACCAGGTCGTCTCGACCAATGACTACGGGTCAAGACAGTCGGCCGATCTTACCTTCGCCACGCCCGAAATGCCCACGGAATACTTGATCGACAATACCGATTCCGGCTGGGCCAATACCTCGCCCTCCGGAAACTGGACGGTAGGCGTCGCCGCGGCCGTGCCGCGCATCGGAGTCAACTACTTGTATACCTCGGGCGTGGGAAACACCGATGAATGGGCCGCCACCCGCAAGTGTACCTGGACGCCCAACCTGGCCCTCAAAGGCTACTACGACGTGTATGTCTACTACCAGATCGGAAGCAACCGCTCGAACTCGGCGCCCTACCAGGTTCATCACCAGGCCGGAACACTCACCAGCGTCCAGAATCAGAACTCGAGCTCTCCGAACCAAAGCGGCTGGTTCCTGATCGGCCAGGACCTGCTCTTCCTGGCAGGGACTTCCGGCTACGTCGAGCTGGGCAACAACACCGCGGATACCAGATACGTCAGCGCGGACGCCGCCAAATTCGTCTTCAAGAGCCCCTTCGACGTGACCCCGCCGAGCACCCCCGTGGTCACCGACGAGGGAGCTTGCACGCTTTCAACCTCGGTCCTGAGCGTCACCTGGACCACCGCCGACGCGGAGTCCGCCATCGCCAGGAGCGAATACCGCATTGTTCAGCTGGCCGGACCGACGGTCCGCGATTGGACCGACGTCGGCACCCAGACCCAGGTGACCGCAACCGACCTTACCCTGCTTCCGGGCCGAAGTTATCGTGTCCAGGTTCGAGCCACCAACGATGTCGGCCTGGCCAGCGAGATCGGAGCATCCGACGGCATTGTGGTGTTCGGCTTCGACGTGGACGGCAACACCCTGGTCAACGCGAGCGACATGAACACCTTCCAGCAGTGCCTCGCCGGACCGGAGATCCCTTACCCCTCGACCGCAGCCCCGGACTGCGGCCGGTTCGACACCGACAGCGACAACGACGTCGACATGAGCGACTTCGCCGTCTTTCAGCGCTGCCTGACCGGCCCCGACCCGATCGACCCGAATTGCGTGAAGCCGTAG